The Litorilinea aerophila genome has a window encoding:
- a CDS encoding amylo-alpha-1,6-glucosidase, giving the protein MPARMEPLIEEARQRALEVVHSCVVPGGYRASALAAGYPQIWARDSVITFLGAVATGDATLLAAGRAALETMSAHQSPLGLIQLNVNPDTGYVSTENAGAVDSNLWYILGHYLHYHWTGDRAFLQRHWPHIDRALLWLNYQDMNECGLLEVPEAGDWMDLLAVRYNVLYDNVLYYGALLAHQELSRILGAEGSCHRPRVDAAGVHERINALMWIDRCWVAEHFAEHLEKLKAMRLEWFMLYHNVGTISSRPFYLPWVAFREYGDWCDSLANALAILTGVADGHRTEHILRYMKQVGMAEPYPTKAIYPPIYPGESSWREYYRSRNLNLPNQYHNGGIWPMIGGFHIAALVRHGWRGEAERLLASLAEANRQGIAEEWEFNEWLHGESGHPMGFARQAWSAAMYLYAYHAVESGRLPLFDQLLAAKPQSAREQEVNDVIIRPGGGPV; this is encoded by the coding sequence ATGCCAGCACGTATGGAGCCGCTCATTGAGGAAGCCCGTCAGCGGGCGTTGGAGGTGGTCCACAGTTGCGTGGTGCCAGGCGGATACCGGGCCTCCGCGCTGGCCGCGGGCTACCCCCAGATCTGGGCCCGGGACAGTGTCATCACCTTCCTGGGCGCGGTGGCCACGGGGGACGCCACCCTGCTGGCCGCCGGCCGGGCCGCGCTGGAGACCATGTCCGCCCACCAGTCTCCCCTGGGGCTGATCCAGCTCAACGTCAACCCGGACACCGGCTACGTCAGCACCGAAAACGCCGGCGCGGTGGATTCCAACCTCTGGTACATCCTGGGCCACTACCTCCACTACCACTGGACCGGCGACCGGGCCTTTCTGCAGCGCCACTGGCCCCACATCGACCGGGCGTTGCTCTGGCTGAACTACCAGGACATGAACGAGTGTGGCCTGCTAGAGGTGCCGGAGGCGGGCGACTGGATGGACCTGCTGGCGGTGCGCTACAACGTCCTCTACGACAACGTGCTCTACTATGGCGCGCTGCTGGCCCACCAGGAGCTGAGCCGGATCCTGGGGGCAGAAGGGAGCTGTCACCGTCCCCGGGTGGATGCAGCGGGTGTCCACGAACGCATCAACGCACTCATGTGGATCGACCGCTGCTGGGTGGCGGAACACTTCGCCGAGCACCTGGAAAAGCTGAAGGCCATGCGCCTGGAGTGGTTCATGCTCTACCACAACGTGGGGACCATCTCCAGCCGGCCCTTCTACCTGCCCTGGGTGGCCTTTCGGGAGTACGGCGACTGGTGCGACAGCCTGGCCAACGCCCTAGCCATTCTCACAGGTGTGGCGGACGGCCACCGCACGGAACACATCCTGCGCTACATGAAGCAGGTGGGCATGGCCGAGCCCTACCCCACCAAGGCCATCTATCCACCCATCTACCCGGGCGAGAGCAGCTGGCGGGAGTACTACCGCAGCCGCAATCTGAACCTGCCCAACCAGTACCACAACGGCGGCATCTGGCCCATGATCGGGGGTTTTCACATCGCGGCGCTGGTGCGCCATGGCTGGCGGGGGGAAGCCGAGCGGCTGCTGGCCTCCCTGGCCGAGGCCAATCGACAGGGCATCGCGGAGGAGTGGGAGTTCAACGAGTGGCTGCACGGCGAGAGCGGCCACCCCATGGGCTTTGCCCGCCAGGCCTGGTCCGCGGCCATGTACCTCTACGCCTACCATGCAGTGGAAAGCGGCCGGCTCCCCCTCTTCGACCAGCTCCTGGCCGCCAAGCCCCAGTCTGCCCGGGAACAGGAGGTCAACGACGTGATCATCCGCCCCGGGGGCGGCCCGGTATAG
- a CDS encoding carbohydrate ABC transporter permease, producing the protein MATQSNALRGLNRAQSTGRSRRAPFRGRDVALFVLACVLSVIFLFPFFWTVMSSLKSVQELNTFPPTWIPQDPQWVNYPKVLQRVPFLRWTYNSLLVVFLATLGTVLSASIVAYSFARFRYRGRDLIFMITLGTMMLPAQVTLIPQYVLFHKLGMVNTLYPLWLPAWFGGGAFAIFLIRQFILSLPRELDEAALIDGAGYFMIFWRILLPLCKPVLATITVITFIAVWNDFANPLIYLQLPEKFTLAVGLNYFKNFPEMGGEPTQHLLMAASVMMTAPIIALFFATQRYFVQGIVLSGIKG; encoded by the coding sequence ATGGCAACCCAAAGCAACGCCCTCCGCGGCCTGAACCGGGCCCAGAGCACCGGTCGCAGCCGACGGGCCCCCTTCCGGGGCCGAGACGTAGCCCTGTTTGTGCTGGCCTGCGTCCTGTCGGTCATTTTCCTCTTTCCCTTTTTCTGGACGGTCATGAGTTCTCTGAAGAGCGTCCAGGAGCTGAACACCTTCCCACCCACCTGGATCCCCCAGGATCCCCAGTGGGTGAACTACCCCAAGGTGCTACAGCGGGTGCCCTTCCTGCGGTGGACCTATAACAGCCTGCTGGTGGTCTTTCTGGCCACCCTGGGGACGGTGTTGTCGGCCTCCATTGTGGCCTACTCCTTCGCCCGTTTTCGCTACCGGGGGCGGGATCTGATCTTCATGATCACCCTGGGCACCATGATGCTGCCGGCCCAGGTGACCCTCATCCCCCAGTACGTGCTCTTCCACAAGCTGGGCATGGTGAACACCCTCTACCCCCTGTGGTTGCCGGCATGGTTTGGCGGCGGCGCCTTCGCCATCTTCCTCATCCGGCAGTTTATCCTCTCCCTGCCCCGGGAACTGGACGAGGCGGCCCTGATCGATGGGGCAGGCTATTTCATGATCTTCTGGCGCATCCTGCTGCCGCTCTGCAAACCGGTTCTGGCCACCATCACGGTGATCACCTTCATTGCGGTCTGGAACGACTTCGCCAATCCCCTGATCTACCTCCAGTTGCCGGAGAAGTTCACCCTGGCGGTGGGCCTGAACTACTTTAAGAACTTCCCCGAGATGGGCGGTGAACCTACCCAGCATCTGCTGATGGCAGCCTCGGTCATGATGACTGCGCCCATCATCGCCCTGTTCTTTGCCACCCAGCGCTACTTCGTCCAGGGCATTGTCCTGTCCGGCATCAAGGGCTGA
- a CDS encoding carbohydrate ABC transporter permease, which translates to MAVVSTQLPAQRRSPGLVARLVGAKSPLETKQALWGYVFLMPWLLGLTIFLVGPILISAYLSFTEYDVLSSPQFIGLANYARAFTGDKQFWPSLGRTLYYSIVVVPVGLIGSLALAMLLNQGIKGTNIFRTLYFLPHLTPAVALAVLWVWIFHPSLGPVNTMLGWIGIDGPGWLTSKQWALPALIIITIWAGVGGNTMLIFLAGLQGVPKELLEAAEIDGAGAWARFRNVTLPMISPTMLFNLILGIIGALKVFTLAFVATNGGPSYATWFYALHIYNQAFHYFRMGYGAALAWIFVVVLMAFTYLQLHLSRRWVYYAGESD; encoded by the coding sequence ATGGCCGTCGTCTCAACACAACTCCCGGCACAGAGACGCTCCCCAGGCCTGGTGGCACGCCTGGTCGGAGCTAAATCGCCCCTGGAGACCAAGCAGGCATTGTGGGGGTACGTCTTTTTAATGCCCTGGCTCCTGGGGCTGACCATCTTTCTGGTAGGACCGATCTTGATTTCGGCCTATCTGAGTTTTACCGAATATGACGTACTCTCCTCTCCCCAATTCATCGGACTGGCCAACTATGCCCGGGCCTTTACCGGGGACAAACAATTCTGGCCATCCCTGGGGCGCACCCTGTACTACTCCATCGTGGTGGTGCCGGTGGGGCTCATCGGCTCCCTGGCCCTGGCCATGCTGCTCAACCAGGGGATCAAGGGGACCAATATTTTCCGAACCCTCTATTTCTTGCCCCACCTGACGCCGGCCGTGGCGCTGGCCGTGCTGTGGGTCTGGATCTTTCACCCCTCCCTGGGGCCGGTGAACACCATGCTGGGCTGGATCGGTATCGACGGCCCCGGCTGGTTGACCTCCAAGCAGTGGGCGCTGCCGGCTCTCATCATCATTACCATCTGGGCCGGGGTTGGAGGGAACACCATGCTCATCTTCCTGGCCGGCCTGCAGGGGGTGCCCAAAGAGCTGCTGGAAGCGGCCGAAATTGATGGAGCCGGAGCCTGGGCCCGCTTCCGCAACGTCACCCTCCCCATGATTTCGCCCACCATGCTTTTCAACCTGATCCTGGGCATCATCGGCGCCCTCAAGGTCTTCACCCTGGCCTTTGTGGCGACCAACGGCGGCCCTTCCTATGCCACCTGGTTCTACGCCCTCCACATCTACAACCAGGCGTTCCACTACTTCCGGATGGGATACGGCGCCGCCCTGGCCTGGATCTTCGTCGTGGTCCTGATGGCCTTCACCTACCTTCAGCTCCACCTGTCCCGTCGCTGGGTGTACTACGCAGGAGAGTCCGACTAA
- the cas3 gene encoding CRISPR-associated helicase Cas3', producing the protein MASQKREDHHRIYYIYEMERLYRQGAYSDAELGERLGTDRTNIYRIRKLMTEELGLAIVAHPEERGKYYLLPGQEIAHIPFSREEAVALYLAGRRLQQQTRTGQRHVANALEKLSTALGRPLAEKLVRAAAVVLAQEQDPQQEAVFATLVRCWLEQIPVRITHRTLHGQPRRYLVHPYQIEPSVWGDGNYLIGYSDYHGKLATFKIARIERAVPATGTYTIPEDFDIHTLLNHAWGIWHADDDPVTVRLRFSRYVTPRVRETIWHPQELLHVLDDGSSEWSAPVAQPREMVPWIRGWGADCEVMEPTWLRQELAAEARRLAVRYGVATQAQVPRYQRLWAKANSRTGETHPLICHLIDVAQAALALWEESFTEGLRQRFAQALNLDVDAAGRTLAFWAGLHDLGKASPGFQRKYKPAVTELETTGLPFPPAFADEPCYHATITTCTLGRLLAQVTGLDQALATSVAWALGGHHGAWPTALQVRNTKQNQIGDQAWDEVRRTLVEALQQLLQPAPVTRLGADQEEAHAVLTLFSGWVSVADWIGSMEDAFPFAMAPVNVDEYGELAAYRARRALRRLRWDGVATYPLRPFTELFPFQPNDLQKVAMELADQIQEPALVIIEASTGQGKTEAAFYLAARWGHRLRQRGLYVAMPTMATSNQMHRRTRAFLQALGLNEVDPLLIHSQARWLQDAPPPSLQTEEEPDAEAERPAVLDMQWFLPRKRSLLAPFGVGTVDQGLLSVLQTRHFFVRLFGLGQKTLIFDEVHAYDTYMNHLFRRLLGWLRAMGTSVILLSATLPARTREEFVRAYLGDDSAEMPDVAYPAITWATRTQGARSCKIPKPPGRLVQLRWIDRSPQTMVDTLQALLQGGGCAAVICNTVGRAQALFQALQAAGFLDEQELLLFHARTPLAWRDETERAVVGRFGKDGQRPQRAVVVATQVIEQSLDLDFDVMISDLAPVDLLLQRMGRLHRHERDGRPESLAQPTLHVAVDVDQAGVPAWENDGYVYEPYVLFRSYLALQERRHIATPQDTAGLIEAVYGDGPEDLPAPPPAWVEPLERARMKMEERERKAHFEATRRLVPPPDHPDLLWRGSDDLQEENPAIHDAFQALTRLGPPTLSLVCLHRVNGGLYTEPDGSGPQVELDEEPDSTLVRALAMHTVQVSHQGLVRHFLDTGRPPTGWQNHPLLRNHHVVIFEAGEAQVEGLPYRLRLDRTLGLEILRQEPA; encoded by the coding sequence ATGGCTTCACAGAAACGGGAAGACCACCATCGCATCTACTATATCTATGAAATGGAGCGCCTCTACCGGCAGGGCGCGTACAGCGACGCCGAGCTGGGCGAGCGCCTGGGCACCGACCGGACCAATATTTACCGCATTCGCAAACTGATGACCGAAGAGCTGGGCCTGGCCATCGTGGCCCACCCAGAGGAGCGAGGCAAGTATTACCTCCTGCCCGGCCAGGAGATCGCCCACATCCCCTTTAGCCGCGAGGAAGCCGTGGCCCTCTACCTGGCCGGCCGTCGCCTCCAGCAGCAGACCCGCACCGGCCAGCGTCACGTGGCCAACGCGCTGGAGAAGCTCTCCACGGCCCTGGGGCGCCCCCTGGCCGAGAAGCTGGTGCGGGCCGCGGCCGTGGTGTTGGCGCAGGAACAGGATCCCCAGCAGGAGGCCGTCTTCGCCACCCTGGTGCGATGCTGGCTGGAGCAGATCCCCGTGCGCATCACCCATCGCACCCTCCACGGCCAGCCCCGCCGCTACCTGGTCCACCCGTACCAGATCGAGCCGTCGGTGTGGGGAGACGGCAATTACCTCATCGGCTACAGCGACTACCACGGCAAGCTGGCCACCTTCAAGATCGCGCGCATCGAACGGGCCGTGCCTGCCACGGGCACCTACACCATCCCCGAGGACTTCGACATCCACACCTTGCTCAACCACGCCTGGGGCATCTGGCACGCGGACGACGATCCGGTCACCGTGCGCCTGCGCTTCAGCCGCTACGTGACCCCTCGGGTGCGGGAGACCATCTGGCATCCCCAAGAGCTCCTGCACGTCCTGGATGACGGCAGCAGCGAGTGGTCCGCCCCCGTGGCCCAGCCCCGGGAGATGGTACCGTGGATTCGCGGATGGGGCGCCGACTGTGAAGTGATGGAGCCCACCTGGCTGCGCCAGGAGCTGGCCGCGGAGGCCCGCCGGCTGGCCGTTCGGTACGGCGTGGCGACCCAGGCCCAGGTTCCCCGCTATCAACGGCTGTGGGCCAAGGCCAACAGCCGCACCGGGGAAACCCACCCCCTGATCTGCCACCTGATCGACGTGGCCCAGGCCGCCCTGGCCCTGTGGGAAGAATCGTTCACCGAGGGGCTCCGCCAGCGCTTTGCCCAGGCCCTGAATCTGGACGTGGACGCCGCCGGCCGGACCCTGGCCTTTTGGGCCGGCCTCCATGATCTGGGCAAGGCCAGCCCCGGCTTTCAGCGCAAGTACAAACCCGCGGTGACGGAGCTGGAGACCACGGGCCTGCCCTTTCCGCCCGCCTTCGCCGACGAGCCCTGCTACCACGCGACCATCACCACCTGCACCCTGGGGCGTCTGCTGGCACAGGTCACCGGGCTGGATCAGGCATTGGCCACGTCCGTGGCCTGGGCATTGGGCGGCCACCACGGCGCCTGGCCCACGGCCCTGCAGGTGCGCAACACCAAACAGAACCAGATTGGCGACCAGGCCTGGGACGAAGTGCGACGCACCCTGGTGGAGGCACTGCAACAACTCCTGCAGCCCGCGCCGGTCACCCGGCTGGGCGCCGACCAGGAAGAAGCCCACGCCGTCCTCACCCTTTTCTCCGGGTGGGTTTCGGTGGCCGACTGGATCGGCTCCATGGAGGACGCCTTCCCCTTTGCCATGGCCCCGGTCAACGTGGACGAGTACGGAGAGCTGGCCGCCTACCGGGCCCGGCGCGCCCTTCGCCGCCTGCGCTGGGACGGGGTGGCGACCTATCCCCTGCGGCCTTTCACCGAGCTCTTCCCGTTCCAGCCCAACGACCTTCAGAAGGTGGCGATGGAATTGGCCGACCAGATCCAGGAGCCTGCCCTGGTGATCATCGAGGCCTCCACCGGCCAGGGCAAGACCGAGGCCGCCTTCTACCTGGCGGCCCGCTGGGGCCACCGGCTGCGCCAGCGAGGCCTCTACGTGGCCATGCCCACCATGGCCACCAGCAACCAGATGCACCGCCGCACCCGGGCGTTCCTCCAGGCCCTGGGCCTCAATGAAGTGGACCCCCTCCTGATCCACAGCCAGGCCCGCTGGCTCCAGGACGCGCCGCCGCCTTCCCTCCAGACGGAAGAAGAACCGGATGCAGAAGCAGAGCGGCCCGCCGTCCTGGACATGCAATGGTTCCTCCCCCGCAAGCGCAGCCTGCTGGCTCCCTTCGGCGTGGGCACGGTGGACCAGGGCCTCCTGAGCGTCCTGCAGACCCGCCACTTCTTCGTGCGGCTCTTTGGCCTGGGCCAGAAGACCCTGATTTTTGACGAGGTCCACGCCTACGACACCTACATGAACCACCTCTTCCGGCGCCTGTTGGGCTGGCTGCGGGCCATGGGCACCTCGGTGATCCTGCTTTCGGCCACCCTGCCCGCCCGCACCCGGGAAGAGTTCGTCCGGGCCTACTTGGGCGATGATTCGGCCGAGATGCCCGACGTCGCCTACCCGGCCATCACCTGGGCCACCCGGACCCAGGGCGCCCGCTCCTGTAAGATCCCGAAGCCGCCAGGACGGCTGGTCCAGCTCCGCTGGATCGACCGTTCGCCCCAGACCATGGTCGATACCTTGCAGGCGCTCCTGCAGGGTGGGGGCTGTGCCGCGGTGATCTGCAACACCGTGGGCCGGGCCCAGGCGCTCTTCCAGGCCCTCCAGGCGGCCGGCTTCCTGGACGAGCAGGAGCTCCTCCTCTTCCATGCCCGCACGCCCCTGGCCTGGCGGGATGAGACCGAACGGGCCGTGGTGGGCCGTTTCGGCAAGGATGGCCAGCGACCCCAGCGGGCCGTGGTGGTGGCCACCCAGGTCATCGAACAGAGCCTGGACCTGGATTTCGACGTGATGATCAGCGACCTGGCGCCGGTGGACCTCCTGCTCCAGCGCATGGGCCGGCTGCACCGCCACGAACGGGACGGCCGGCCGGAGTCCCTGGCCCAGCCCACCCTCCATGTGGCCGTCGACGTAGACCAGGCCGGTGTACCGGCGTGGGAAAACGACGGCTATGTCTACGAACCGTACGTCCTGTTCCGCTCGTATCTGGCCCTGCAGGAGCGCCGCCACATCGCCACTCCCCAGGACACCGCCGGCCTGATCGAGGCGGTCTACGGGGACGGGCCCGAGGATCTCCCGGCCCCGCCGCCTGCTTGGGTGGAGCCCCTGGAGCGAGCCCGAATGAAGATGGAGGAACGGGAGCGGAAAGCCCACTTCGAAGCCACCCGACGGCTGGTTCCACCGCCGGACCACCCGGATCTGCTGTGGCGAGGCAGCGACGATCTGCAGGAGGAGAACCCTGCCATCCACGACGCCTTCCAGGCCCTGACCCGCCTGGGTCCGCCCACCCTTTCCCTGGTCTGCCTGCACCGGGTCAACGGTGGCCTCTACACGGAGCCAGACGGCAGCGGTCCCCAGGTGGAATTGGACGAAGAGCCGGACAGCACCCTGGTCCGGGCCCTGGCCATGCACACGGTGCAGGTGAGCCACCAGGGGCTGGTGCGCCACTTCCTGGACACAGGTCGGCCGCCGACGGGGTGGCAGAATCATCCCTTGCTGCGCAACCATCATGTCGTCATCTTCGAAGCAGGGGAAGCCCAGGTGGAAGGCCTGCCCTACCGGCTCCGCCTGGACCGTACCCTGGGGTTGGAAATCCTGCGCCAGGAACCGGCGTAA
- the casA gene encoding type I-E CRISPR-associated protein Cse1/CasA encodes MQPSFNLIDQPWIPVIRQDGSAAELGLRELLLEARTIREIGGESPLVIASLYRLLLALLHRIHNGPADSRAWHRLWQAGWDAAAIVDYLERWHDRFDLFHPERPFYQMADPRMEPRSVTAMIHEAASGNNATLFDHHVDDLPISLTPAEAARRLLAVVNYGLSGPCNPQMKLYFTGGPCVDGILFLALGDTLHETLTLNLLPYPDEQIMAHQGEDRPIWEADDPLLPARDTPLGYLDYLTWLNRRVLLLPRVEGGQVVVQQMTMSPALVLNDSVLDPMMHYFRDEKRGPRPLSFSEARSLWRDSAALFRLHSSEHRPPQVLGWLARLDLSGYLERHRSYRLQALGLLNDKAKMVFFRHERLPLPTDYLRQQELVEDLATALAMAEGTASQLWGATATLARELVAPAEDQEAHRDDWRPLLESWGVGRIYWAQLETPFRLTMETLPSDRVAALGEWRQRLLNAAWSAFNHVADSLDNTPRSLRAWVQAQGQLAAGLAKTLPAM; translated from the coding sequence ATGCAACCGAGCTTCAACCTCATCGACCAGCCCTGGATCCCGGTCATCCGCCAGGACGGCTCAGCCGCGGAACTGGGCCTGCGAGAGCTGCTCCTGGAGGCCAGGACGATCCGGGAGATCGGCGGTGAATCGCCCCTGGTGATCGCTTCCCTCTACCGCCTGCTCCTGGCCCTGCTCCACCGCATCCACAACGGCCCGGCGGACAGCCGCGCGTGGCATCGCCTGTGGCAGGCGGGCTGGGACGCGGCTGCCATCGTGGACTACCTGGAGCGGTGGCACGATCGCTTCGACCTCTTCCACCCGGAGCGGCCCTTCTACCAGATGGCCGACCCGCGGATGGAGCCCCGCAGCGTGACCGCCATGATCCACGAGGCGGCCTCGGGCAACAACGCCACCCTCTTCGACCACCACGTGGACGACCTCCCCATCTCCCTGACGCCGGCCGAGGCCGCCCGCCGACTGCTGGCGGTGGTGAATTATGGACTCTCCGGCCCCTGTAACCCCCAGATGAAGCTCTACTTCACCGGTGGGCCGTGTGTGGATGGCATCCTCTTTCTGGCTCTGGGGGATACCCTGCACGAGACCCTGACCCTTAACCTGCTGCCCTATCCGGACGAGCAGATCATGGCGCACCAGGGCGAGGACCGGCCTATCTGGGAGGCCGACGATCCCTTGCTGCCGGCGCGGGACACACCCCTGGGCTACCTGGACTACCTGACCTGGTTGAACCGGCGGGTGCTGCTCCTGCCCCGGGTGGAAGGGGGGCAGGTGGTGGTGCAGCAGATGACCATGTCCCCGGCCCTGGTGTTGAACGACAGCGTGCTGGATCCCATGATGCATTACTTCCGGGATGAAAAACGGGGCCCCCGGCCCTTGAGCTTTTCGGAAGCCCGTTCCCTCTGGCGGGACAGCGCTGCCCTCTTCCGCCTGCACAGCAGCGAACACCGGCCTCCGCAGGTGTTGGGGTGGCTGGCCCGGCTGGATCTGTCTGGTTACCTGGAGCGCCACCGGAGCTACCGGCTGCAGGCCCTGGGGTTGCTGAACGACAAGGCCAAGATGGTCTTCTTCCGCCATGAACGCCTGCCCCTGCCCACCGACTACCTGCGCCAGCAGGAATTGGTGGAGGATCTGGCCACAGCCCTGGCCATGGCCGAAGGCACGGCCAGCCAGTTATGGGGCGCCACGGCCACCCTGGCCAGGGAGTTGGTGGCGCCGGCGGAGGACCAGGAGGCCCACCGGGACGACTGGCGGCCCCTGCTGGAGAGTTGGGGCGTGGGGCGCATCTACTGGGCGCAGTTGGAGACCCCCTTCCGCCTGACCATGGAGACGTTGCCCAGTGACCGGGTGGCGGCCCTGGGGGAGTGGCGCCAGCGCCTGTTGAACGCCGCCTGGTCCGCGTTCAACCACGTGGCCGACAGCCTGGACAACACCCCCCGCAGCCTCCGGGCCTGGGTCCAGGCCCAGGGGCAGTTGGCCGCGGGCCTGGCCAAGACATTGCCCGCCATGTAG
- a CDS encoding ABC transporter substrate-binding protein, with protein sequence MENRKLSRRSLLKWMAAGSATAALAACAPAAAPADSGSGQQQSAESAAAPSKDKVQMSVATFAAELHDWQREFSRRWAEEHADQVDLQIEEVVYNEMAKLQLARSASGTLWDVVFSGIKWFPFSASKNMFLVLDDFLANREDANLDDFFSTALAGGYLDGKLYGLPYEIHPGNPALVAFNVDMLEEKGLPLPTDDWDVNQYADLVAQATDPDNKIYGTNYLPGNYYDFESLSRAYGTDIMDPERKQFWFNTDELNRAAARWIVDLRTKLHAAPSREDAQGLDFTAGVLATAVTGSYSVNGWGTTIGDKFRHDWALFPKGPDGKRGYTAFTSNYSCSAQTKAPDLAVDLLLYLTSTEAGLWSALEQGTGQPNARRSVWENEEFLSKSHPIFRRILDMYNNPDIPGPFPMPYNLRFQELQDNWANTSPDLFYGDVEYEEGMQMVQEACQEILDLPRA encoded by the coding sequence ATGGAGAATCGCAAGTTAAGTCGCCGCAGCCTGCTGAAATGGATGGCCGCCGGCTCGGCTACGGCCGCCCTGGCTGCCTGTGCCCCGGCCGCGGCCCCAGCGGACAGCGGCAGCGGCCAGCAGCAGAGCGCCGAGTCCGCCGCGGCCCCAAGCAAGGACAAGGTGCAGATGAGTGTCGCCACCTTTGCGGCTGAGCTACACGACTGGCAGCGGGAGTTCTCCCGCCGCTGGGCCGAGGAGCACGCAGACCAGGTGGACCTCCAGATCGAAGAGGTGGTCTACAACGAGATGGCCAAGCTACAGCTGGCCCGCTCCGCCTCTGGCACCCTGTGGGACGTGGTCTTCAGCGGCATCAAGTGGTTCCCCTTCTCCGCCTCCAAGAACATGTTCCTGGTGCTGGACGACTTCCTGGCCAACCGGGAGGATGCCAACCTGGATGACTTCTTCTCCACAGCTTTAGCAGGCGGCTACCTGGACGGCAAGCTGTATGGCCTGCCCTACGAGATTCATCCGGGCAACCCGGCGCTGGTGGCCTTCAACGTGGACATGTTGGAGGAAAAGGGGCTGCCTCTGCCCACAGACGACTGGGATGTGAACCAGTACGCCGACCTGGTCGCCCAGGCCACCGATCCCGACAACAAGATCTACGGCACCAACTATCTGCCGGGCAACTACTACGACTTCGAGTCCCTCTCCCGGGCCTACGGCACCGACATCATGGACCCGGAGCGGAAGCAGTTCTGGTTCAACACCGACGAGCTCAACCGGGCGGCGGCCCGCTGGATTGTGGACCTGCGCACCAAGCTCCATGCGGCGCCCTCCCGGGAGGATGCCCAGGGGCTGGACTTCACGGCCGGCGTGCTGGCCACCGCCGTCACCGGCTCCTACAGTGTCAACGGCTGGGGGACCACCATCGGCGACAAGTTCCGTCACGATTGGGCCCTCTTCCCCAAGGGGCCGGATGGCAAGCGGGGCTACACCGCCTTCACCTCCAACTATTCCTGCTCGGCCCAGACCAAAGCGCCGGACCTGGCCGTGGATCTGCTCCTCTACCTTACCTCCACCGAGGCCGGCCTCTGGTCCGCCCTGGAGCAGGGCACAGGGCAGCCCAACGCCCGCCGCTCTGTGTGGGAGAACGAGGAGTTCCTCAGCAAGTCCCATCCCATCTTCCGCCGGATCCTGGACATGTACAACAACCCGGACATTCCTGGTCCGTTCCCCATGCCCTACAACCTGCGCTTCCAGGAACTGCAGGACAACTGGGCCAACACCTCGCCGGACCTGTTCTACGGCGATGTGGAGTATGAGGAGGGCATGCAGATGGTGCAGGAGGCCTGCCAGGAGATCCTGGACCTGCCGCGTGCGTAA
- the casB gene encoding type I-E CRISPR-associated protein Cse2/CasB, which translates to MSEGQVPFITYLESLRDQEDRGALAALRRGLGAPGTAHSMFPYVVPWLPEGASRQQEDAYFLVAALFAYHPAPGGTGNMGDHFARARTPDGDDTAIERRFTALLAAHREDLPVFLRQAVGFLRSKEVPVNWHTLFRDIRYWDHPSGYVQRNWARAFWQRRPEAAEQETQAE; encoded by the coding sequence ATGAGCGAAGGCCAAGTTCCATTCATCACCTACCTGGAATCCCTCCGGGATCAAGAGGACCGGGGCGCGCTGGCCGCCCTGCGGCGCGGCCTGGGCGCCCCGGGCACCGCCCACAGCATGTTCCCCTACGTGGTGCCGTGGCTGCCCGAAGGCGCCTCCCGCCAACAGGAGGATGCCTACTTCCTGGTGGCCGCCCTCTTCGCCTATCACCCCGCGCCGGGCGGCACCGGCAACATGGGTGACCATTTCGCCCGCGCCCGCACACCCGACGGCGACGACACGGCCATCGAACGGCGCTTCACCGCCCTCCTGGCCGCGCACCGGGAAGACCTGCCCGTCTTCCTGCGCCAGGCCGTGGGCTTCCTGCGCAGCAAGGAAGTACCCGTGAACTGGCATACGCTCTTCCGCGATATCCGCTACTGGGATCATCCCTCCGGCTACGTTCAGCGGAATTGGGCCCGGGCCTTCTGGCAGCGGCGGCCGGAGGCGGCAGAACAGGAAACACAGGCAGAATAG